From the genome of Ectobacillus sp. JY-23, one region includes:
- a CDS encoding cell surface protein: MKIILDMYQIFDYIKYRGEFMAIVNRYSTTTNGGLAITGNTVGLSKLANANQAGDVHAIGAFTTINTAQQVPTFPAGTTLNYTSNSSSAILTLPAGSTVLYAELVWGGNYLSRDQNISAVLNNPITFRSPAGFFNITPDSTTASNLVTGSSPQIGFYVRSANVTTIVQNGGTGTYTAGSVPGLVDPLEASNGVVNHSGWTLLVAYQNGAEPARNLNIYVAGNIVSGSTGTSDIVVSGFLTPTAGPVSGRLFLSAGEGDAVINGDQALFGPNLSSLTALSGPNNPVNNFFASQINNSAGTLDTTGTFGSRNQNAQSGTNISAGRQSWDITAVDVSPYLANSQTTAAIRLRTSGDTYALNTVGIQININAPNIFPTKSVNKSVAKIGDVLTYTITVPNTGNLPANNVILTDVLPNGLAFVPGSVTVNGTAQPTANPVSGINLGTIANGATRTIVFQVTVVSYPTPNPIANQANVNYQYTPIAGQTLNGTGTSNAATTTVNKAIIEASKSVDRTFATIGNNLTYTITLRNTGNITANNIVLTDAIPSGTVFVPGSVTVNGAAQPAANPATGINVPSIAAGAVATVTFQVNIPSVPAINPVVNAANASFQYTPITGEPAITESTATNNVSTQINDATVTINKTVNRSFADIGDVLTYTLLFTNSGNVPANNVILTDATPAGTTFVPNSVFVDGVQQFGVNPANGINIGSVLNNGTKTVRFQVTVQSTGVATNSGSATYQYTVDPNQPPLSKNATSNTVSTQVNNANITVTKATDRAFATLGDVITYTLNVTNSGNTAANNVVLQDGIPVGVAFVPNSVFINGSQVAGADPALGIDIGTVPSSTNMTVTFQVTVTSIPPLNPLMNMGNATYNYTVDPQQPPISKTSTSNSVQTTINDATLVLNKKVDKTLVVTGNELTYTITLTNQGNVQAFNVFFSDAVPPGTVLVPNSVVVNGVTQPGANPSGITIGSIAAGGTAQVSFTVQVVSIPTPNPIPNAASASYNFSVDPNQAPAFETASSNTVLTQVTDADVVVVKTANQATINVGEVLTYTVTLTNNGTAAAEAPQFTDVLPPGLTFVADSFTINGVPQPGVDPAGPVLLSDIPVGGSVTITFQATATSIPAVNPTVNTASITYNPSLPETASSNPLATRINTAIVTAQKSASAAITDVGQTLTYAIKLTNSGNVAADNIVVTDIIPAGTSFVPNSFNIGVVPQLGANPATGVPIGSLPAGGVVNVTFQVVVNTIPVSNTLSNFAAATYQYTFDPTRPPASGSATTNTVVTEVRNATLVLDKSVDAAYADVGQVVTYTTTLTNTGNIIANAVTFSDSIPAGTVFNAGSVLVNGVPQAGNPQAGFSIGSIAPGATTTVIFTVTVTAIPTPNPIPNTSRATYQYTPDATTISATAVSDTVTTQVNRAILTAVKQVSNTVADVGTVLTYTTQITNTGNVAATGVIFTDAIPAGTAFVPNSVVVNGTPQPGNPGAGINIGTIAPGATYTVSFQVTVITLPASPIQNSANVAYAYQVNPLGPSVPASTTSNTVSTQINTAVVTATLSVNEATASINDILTYTIALTNNGNVNATNVEFTSGNPPGTVFVSGSVIINGVAQPGVDITNFATVASIAPGTTILVTYQSQVTSIPPSNTVVDTIIGTYQYVVGAGQSIVTKPFTSNSVTTQIIEAIVTGQKVVSSTFAKLNDTLIYETILTNTGNVVANNLVFTDLIPQGTTFVGDSVSINGVPQSGLNPASGIPFGPLAPEATVAVSFQVTVTSVPAVNPIPNSGTFTYSFERGGTIARSGSTNTVFTQVNDATVVSIKEGAVNNGVLRTSATNAATIGDTITYTVTLTNTGNVPANNSVLTDILPPGTTFVPNSITINGVQHLGINPANGITIGTIDAFATVTISFQVQVVSVPSINPIINAASTVYNIRVNPDQPPVVQTSVSNPVTTQINQAILSATKAANLTFAQIGEPILYTITLSNTGNVAANNITVTDIIPSGTAFVPNSVRVGGVTQPGSDPAVGIPVGTLAANDSVSVTFFVNVTTLPTPNPIPNQAQVSYDFVVDPARAPVAATTSSNTVFVTVNNANVQGVKSVDKAFATIGDTVTYSFVLTNTGNVSANNITLTDSIPAGLAFVPNSVTINGTTQPAASPSVGISVPSILGGATATVSFQAVVTGVPTPSTATNTASISYNYVVTPGQPPVAGSSQTNAVSTEIREATITAVQSATRVASVGDTITYTTVLTNIGNVTAINPFFMNIAPLGTAFVPNSVTINGVPITFDPANGFNVGDIPVGGSVTVSYQATVISIPPGGIIPNTNFTSYTFVVDPATAPVTKVVTANEVTTTVVDATLVINKAVNRTLARVNDILAYTFTITNTGNANASNVVFTDLIPQGTAFVPNSLIINGAINNINPAGGVNLGMAPTGGSISLSFEVTVTNIPAVNPIPDSATLSYQFIKTAQDPPVSRTASSNTVFTTVTDAIVLSNKTVNTTQAAIGDVLTYTITLTNEGNTVANDVTLTDTIPSGTVFVLDSVTVNGISQPGVTPANVNVGTLAALGTATVSFQVTITGSTAVSNMSATNYTFQTDPLNPPISQTSLSNMVTTQVNLAQLSITKSSSVEFADIGTTYWYMSNIVNTGNTTASSIRFTDIVDDDLIFVPNTLFVNGVLFPGDPNTGIDLGSLAPGAAVHVLFSVRVINFPVVNPIPNVSNATFSYTGDPAKPPVQGSTTSGTVLVQINRANIVAEKSVTPAFANIGDTLTYTIPLTNTGNVNALNVIATDNLPSGITFVDGTLQVDGVPQAGTPANIAVGVIAPGATSTITFQVTVTALPSANDVVNTVGVSYTYRVSPIGASSLRTTTSGPVTVQVNNANLVVVKEADLAFADINSTITYTITITNTGNTPANQVIFTDLLPPDTALVNGTLTVDGALVSGNPGAGLELGTIAPGQNVIVRFGITPTGIPQQNPVLNTANAQYRYTVDPTAPQVSALATSGQTQTRINTAILGAVQIVDKATAQVGDTLTYTVTVTNTGNTVAQTVFLSSSSNPSTSFIPGSVTVNGVANTNADARTGIALPDLQPGESAQVTYQVVITSAPANALVRNNSTTNYQYVVDPQALPVPGNAASNIVTTSIDQVVLGITKTADVVQARIGDTITYRVIANNPNTFVIMNPIFRDVLVPELQFVENSVRVNTVPVPGANPINGFQIADIQPNTSTTITFQAVVIVEPAQDQYVNVVSISFMYRPTPTDPIISQTNTSNPSTVTYQAPLPTLLGVTKTSDVSEASLGQTIVYTVRVENAATIPVTSVFFRDLLTPELAFNEGSVTLNGEAFTDLNPIAGFTIDTLAAGETAIITFSATVTAEPEDESFDNTATVTYTYQPSGVIAPIPGTTRSNSNSVNYVQFPLPVVIKTANVSSATVGTRFTYTVSIQNVLEFPITEVFFQDPLPPELDFVEGTVRVDGAEFGTASPVAGFTIGTIAAQDTVAVSFDVTVVSGSEDEDIANTATLSFVYQPPGSVAARGTAESNTNIIPFEQVPQQVTLRKRADRSSARRGQTIVYTVDIINPNTVPLTKVIFQDTPPQGTEFIINSVTVDEEPLPNVNPIQGIYLSDIAPGATVTVSFSVRVVAVPPRFVFLNTANLSFILGSSSNRQTVQSNTNIISYPQPTQSPQPLCRPVYPRC, from the coding sequence ATGAAAATAATATTAGATATGTACCAAATTTTTGATTATATCAAGTATAGAGGTGAATTTATGGCAATTGTAAATCGCTATTCCACCACAACAAATGGTGGACTCGCTATCACCGGCAATACAGTGGGGCTTAGTAAGCTTGCCAACGCGAACCAGGCCGGAGATGTTCATGCAATCGGTGCTTTTACTACAATCAATACGGCCCAGCAAGTACCGACGTTTCCAGCCGGTACGACGCTCAATTATACAAGCAATAGTTCGTCGGCCATTTTAACTCTCCCTGCAGGAAGTACGGTGTTATATGCGGAGCTGGTATGGGGCGGGAATTATTTATCGCGCGATCAAAATATATCAGCTGTTTTAAACAATCCAATCACTTTTCGCTCTCCCGCTGGATTTTTCAATATAACCCCTGATTCCACGACCGCAAGTAACCTTGTGACGGGTAGCAGTCCACAAATTGGTTTTTATGTTCGTTCAGCGAACGTCACAACCATTGTGCAAAACGGCGGGACCGGCACGTATACAGCAGGATCTGTACCGGGACTTGTGGATCCTTTGGAAGCATCAAATGGTGTGGTGAATCATTCTGGATGGACACTGCTTGTTGCCTATCAAAATGGAGCGGAACCCGCACGGAATTTAAATATATACGTGGCAGGTAATATTGTTTCGGGAAGTACAGGCACATCTGATATTGTTGTATCTGGATTTTTGACTCCTACAGCAGGGCCGGTTAGTGGTCGTCTGTTTTTAAGTGCGGGCGAGGGTGATGCTGTTATCAACGGTGACCAGGCTTTATTCGGTCCGAATTTAAGCTCGTTAACAGCTCTGTCGGGACCCAATAATCCTGTTAACAACTTTTTTGCATCGCAAATTAATAACTCAGCAGGAACTCTTGATACAACGGGTACGTTTGGAAGCCGCAACCAAAATGCGCAGAGCGGCACCAATATTTCAGCGGGCAGACAGAGCTGGGACATTACGGCTGTGGATGTATCACCATATTTGGCGAATTCCCAAACAACGGCCGCCATTCGTCTCCGTACGTCTGGAGATACGTATGCGCTCAATACGGTTGGTATTCAAATCAATATTAACGCTCCTAATATATTTCCAACGAAAAGCGTCAATAAATCTGTCGCAAAAATCGGAGATGTTCTGACATACACCATTACAGTTCCTAACACAGGTAATTTACCGGCGAACAATGTGATTTTGACGGATGTACTACCGAATGGTCTGGCGTTCGTGCCAGGTAGTGTAACCGTCAATGGTACGGCTCAGCCTACAGCCAATCCGGTGTCTGGAATTAACTTAGGAACGATTGCAAACGGCGCAACACGAACGATCGTGTTTCAAGTAACTGTCGTCAGCTATCCCACGCCAAATCCTATCGCTAATCAGGCAAACGTTAATTATCAATATACACCGATAGCCGGTCAAACCTTAAATGGAACAGGTACGAGCAATGCTGCGACAACAACTGTCAACAAGGCAATCATTGAAGCAAGCAAGTCGGTTGATCGGACGTTCGCTACCATCGGAAATAATTTGACGTATACCATTACACTTAGAAATACAGGAAACATTACCGCCAATAATATTGTATTGACTGACGCCATTCCATCAGGAACGGTTTTTGTACCGGGCAGCGTGACGGTTAATGGAGCAGCGCAACCTGCTGCTAATCCTGCGACGGGCATTAATGTGCCGTCGATTGCAGCCGGTGCTGTGGCCACGGTCACGTTTCAAGTAAATATTCCCTCTGTCCCTGCAATCAACCCGGTCGTAAACGCCGCAAATGCTTCTTTTCAATATACGCCGATTACAGGCGAACCTGCGATTACAGAAAGCACAGCTACAAATAATGTTTCCACACAGATTAATGATGCTACCGTTACCATTAATAAAACAGTCAACCGTAGTTTTGCCGATATTGGAGATGTGTTAACCTATACGCTTCTTTTCACAAACAGTGGAAACGTACCGGCTAATAATGTGATTTTGACTGATGCGACTCCAGCAGGTACAACATTTGTTCCAAACAGTGTATTTGTTGATGGTGTGCAACAGTTCGGTGTAAATCCAGCAAATGGGATTAATATTGGTAGTGTATTAAATAATGGCACAAAAACGGTACGATTCCAAGTCACCGTCCAGTCTACTGGCGTCGCAACAAACAGTGGATCCGCTACGTATCAATATACAGTTGATCCAAATCAACCACCACTGAGTAAAAATGCCACATCTAACACAGTCAGCACACAGGTGAACAATGCGAATATTACAGTCACGAAAGCAACAGACCGTGCTTTCGCTACCCTAGGGGATGTGATTACGTATACGTTGAACGTGACAAACAGCGGAAACACAGCAGCAAACAATGTCGTACTGCAGGATGGTATTCCAGTAGGAGTCGCGTTCGTGCCAAATAGCGTATTCATAAATGGCTCGCAGGTAGCAGGAGCAGATCCAGCGCTTGGCATCGATATTGGGACCGTTCCGTCAAGCACAAATATGACAGTGACGTTTCAGGTGACGGTAACGTCGATTCCACCGCTGAATCCGCTGATGAACATGGGGAATGCGACATACAACTATACAGTCGATCCGCAACAACCACCTATATCCAAAACGAGCACCTCAAACTCGGTGCAAACAACGATTAATGATGCGACCCTAGTCTTAAATAAAAAAGTAGATAAGACGCTTGTTGTGACAGGAAATGAGCTGACATATACAATCACGCTTACCAATCAAGGAAATGTGCAGGCGTTCAATGTATTTTTTAGCGATGCTGTACCACCGGGAACCGTTCTTGTGCCAAACAGCGTTGTGGTGAATGGTGTGACGCAGCCGGGAGCGAATCCATCAGGCATCACAATAGGCAGTATTGCAGCAGGTGGTACGGCACAGGTGTCGTTCACCGTACAGGTCGTAAGCATACCGACACCGAATCCGATTCCGAACGCAGCTTCTGCTTCCTACAATTTCAGCGTTGATCCAAACCAAGCACCTGCCTTTGAAACAGCGTCATCTAATACCGTCCTCACACAGGTTACGGATGCAGATGTTGTGGTGGTAAAAACAGCCAATCAAGCTACTATTAATGTAGGTGAAGTGCTGACATATACGGTGACGCTGACGAACAATGGTACGGCAGCGGCTGAGGCGCCGCAATTTACGGACGTATTGCCGCCCGGGCTTACTTTTGTAGCCGATAGTTTCACAATCAATGGTGTACCACAGCCTGGTGTGGATCCGGCAGGTCCGGTATTACTGAGCGATATTCCGGTAGGCGGAAGCGTCACGATTACCTTCCAGGCAACAGCGACAAGTATTCCGGCGGTTAACCCAACTGTTAATACTGCTTCTATCACGTATAATCCCTCTTTGCCTGAAACAGCTAGTAGCAATCCGCTTGCGACGCGAATCAACACAGCGATTGTTACGGCGCAAAAGAGCGCGAGCGCAGCGATTACCGATGTGGGTCAAACCCTCACGTACGCGATTAAGCTCACAAACAGTGGAAACGTAGCAGCTGATAATATCGTGGTAACAGATATTATTCCGGCAGGCACATCGTTTGTTCCGAATAGCTTCAATATCGGTGTGGTACCACAGCTTGGCGCTAACCCCGCCACGGGTGTTCCAATCGGAAGCCTCCCAGCAGGGGGTGTCGTAAATGTTACCTTCCAGGTCGTTGTAAATACGATTCCAGTATCAAACACATTGTCCAATTTCGCGGCAGCCACGTATCAATATACGTTCGATCCGACAAGACCGCCGGCCAGCGGCAGTGCGACGACAAACACGGTTGTCACCGAGGTACGAAACGCGACGCTTGTGCTGGATAAGTCTGTAGATGCAGCATATGCGGACGTTGGGCAGGTTGTAACGTATACGACGACGCTTACGAATACGGGAAATATTATAGCTAATGCAGTTACCTTTAGTGACAGCATCCCAGCTGGTACTGTATTCAACGCTGGTAGTGTACTTGTAAATGGTGTACCACAGGCAGGAAATCCGCAAGCTGGCTTTTCTATTGGTTCTATTGCGCCAGGTGCAACAACGACAGTCATATTTACGGTTACAGTCACAGCCATTCCGACGCCTAATCCGATTCCAAATACAAGCCGCGCGACGTATCAGTATACACCGGATGCAACGACAATTTCGGCGACGGCCGTTTCGGATACGGTCACAACACAGGTCAATCGCGCCATATTGACAGCCGTAAAGCAGGTAAGTAATACGGTAGCCGATGTAGGCACTGTTTTGACCTATACAACCCAAATTACTAACACAGGAAATGTCGCGGCCACAGGCGTGATATTCACTGATGCAATTCCGGCTGGAACGGCATTTGTGCCGAACAGTGTAGTAGTAAATGGCACACCGCAGCCCGGTAATCCAGGAGCGGGAATTAATATTGGGACAATTGCGCCGGGCGCGACATACACGGTAAGCTTCCAGGTTACCGTCATCACATTGCCTGCGTCTCCGATTCAAAATAGCGCGAATGTGGCGTATGCGTATCAAGTGAATCCGCTTGGGCCTTCTGTGCCAGCATCGACAACGAGCAATACAGTCTCTACCCAAATTAATACCGCAGTGGTAACAGCGACCTTGAGCGTTAATGAGGCAACCGCCTCAATCAATGACATTTTGACGTATACAATTGCATTAACGAATAATGGGAATGTCAATGCTACTAATGTTGAGTTCACCAGTGGTAATCCACCAGGAACGGTCTTTGTATCAGGTAGCGTGATTATCAACGGAGTCGCACAACCAGGTGTTGATATCACGAATTTTGCCACGGTAGCAAGTATTGCACCAGGAACGACTATTTTGGTGACTTATCAGTCCCAGGTGACAAGCATACCTCCTAGTAATACGGTAGTGGATACAATTATAGGTACGTATCAGTATGTAGTAGGTGCCGGTCAGTCCATTGTGACAAAACCGTTCACTTCCAATAGTGTAACGACACAAATTATCGAAGCGATCGTGACCGGACAAAAGGTGGTTAGCTCCACATTTGCAAAGCTCAATGATACACTCATATATGAAACAATTCTTACAAATACGGGAAATGTTGTTGCCAACAATCTCGTTTTCACAGACCTAATTCCACAAGGAACGACGTTTGTCGGGGACAGTGTTTCTATCAATGGTGTACCGCAGTCTGGCTTGAATCCAGCAAGCGGAATTCCATTTGGGCCACTAGCACCGGAGGCAACAGTAGCGGTTTCCTTCCAGGTGACGGTTACAAGTGTACCTGCGGTCAATCCAATTCCGAACAGCGGAACGTTTACGTACAGCTTTGAGCGCGGCGGTACTATTGCAAGAAGCGGAAGTACGAACACGGTGTTTACGCAGGTTAATGATGCGACAGTCGTTTCCATTAAAGAAGGAGCTGTTAATAACGGTGTGTTGCGGACTTCTGCAACGAACGCGGCGACGATTGGGGATACAATCACGTATACGGTGACGTTGACAAATACAGGTAATGTGCCGGCGAATAATAGTGTTCTCACAGATATCCTGCCACCAGGAACGACTTTTGTACCAAACAGCATTACAATTAATGGTGTGCAGCATCTTGGCATCAATCCGGCTAATGGCATTACAATTGGCACCATCGATGCGTTTGCGACAGTGACTATTTCCTTCCAAGTGCAGGTTGTATCTGTACCAAGCATCAATCCCATCATCAATGCAGCTTCCACTGTCTATAACATCAGAGTTAATCCAGATCAGCCGCCGGTCGTGCAAACATCTGTCAGCAACCCTGTTACGACGCAAATCAATCAAGCGATTCTTTCCGCAACTAAGGCTGCAAATCTCACATTTGCACAAATTGGCGAGCCCATTCTATATACGATTACTCTTTCCAATACAGGAAATGTTGCGGCAAATAATATTACAGTGACAGATATAATTCCAAGCGGAACAGCATTTGTACCAAACAGCGTCCGGGTGGGAGGCGTGACACAGCCAGGGTCAGATCCTGCGGTAGGTATTCCTGTTGGCACCCTTGCCGCTAATGACTCTGTGTCTGTCACCTTCTTTGTTAATGTGACAACATTGCCGACACCGAATCCCATTCCGAACCAAGCGCAAGTGTCTTATGACTTTGTTGTTGATCCAGCGAGGGCACCAGTAGCCGCGACAACTTCTTCTAATACGGTATTTGTGACAGTAAACAATGCCAATGTACAGGGTGTGAAGAGTGTTGATAAAGCATTCGCGACAATTGGTGATACAGTGACATATAGCTTCGTGCTGACAAATACGGGTAACGTGTCTGCAAATAATATTACGCTTACTGATAGTATTCCAGCAGGCTTAGCGTTTGTACCAAATAGCGTCACTATCAATGGCACAACACAACCAGCAGCGAGTCCGAGCGTGGGAATTTCCGTGCCGAGCATCCTTGGCGGCGCGACTGCAACGGTAAGTTTTCAAGCGGTAGTAACAGGTGTTCCCACTCCGTCCACTGCAACAAATACAGCCTCTATTTCCTATAATTATGTTGTTACACCTGGGCAGCCTCCTGTTGCGGGAAGTTCGCAAACAAATGCGGTTTCCACGGAAATTCGTGAAGCGACCATTACAGCTGTGCAAAGTGCTACACGGGTGGCATCGGTCGGCGATACGATTACGTATACAACTGTATTAACCAATATAGGAAACGTGACAGCCATAAATCCGTTTTTCATGAACATTGCACCTTTGGGAACGGCGTTCGTACCGAACAGTGTGACTATCAATGGCGTTCCGATAACGTTCGATCCCGCGAATGGATTCAATGTAGGAGATATTCCTGTGGGAGGAAGTGTGACGGTTTCGTATCAAGCTACCGTTATTTCAATTCCGCCTGGAGGTATTATTCCAAATACGAACTTCACTTCCTACACATTCGTTGTCGATCCAGCCACTGCACCGGTCACAAAAGTGGTCACAGCGAACGAAGTCACCACGACAGTCGTGGATGCGACTCTTGTTATCAACAAAGCGGTGAATCGTACGCTTGCCAGGGTTAATGATATTCTAGCGTACACGTTCACCATCACAAATACGGGTAACGCGAATGCGTCAAATGTTGTATTTACTGATTTGATTCCACAAGGAACAGCGTTTGTGCCGAACAGTTTGATTATCAATGGAGCAATCAACAATATAAATCCTGCGGGCGGTGTGAATTTGGGAATGGCTCCTACGGGCGGCAGCATTTCCTTGAGCTTTGAGGTGACAGTGACAAACATTCCTGCGGTGAACCCGATTCCAGACAGCGCCACCCTTTCTTATCAGTTCATAAAAACGGCGCAGGATCCGCCAGTATCGCGCACCGCTTCCTCTAATACAGTGTTCACGACGGTTACGGACGCTATCGTTCTTTCCAATAAAACTGTGAATACTACCCAGGCGGCGATTGGCGATGTATTAACGTATACGATCACCTTGACGAATGAAGGAAACACAGTAGCTAATGATGTTACCCTTACAGACACCATTCCAAGCGGTACTGTATTTGTACTTGACAGTGTGACTGTTAATGGTATTTCGCAGCCGGGCGTAACTCCTGCCAATGTGAACGTAGGAACTCTTGCGGCACTCGGCACGGCAACAGTGTCGTTTCAGGTGACGATTACAGGCAGTACAGCTGTATCCAACATGTCTGCAACAAATTATACGTTCCAAACGGACCCGCTCAATCCGCCCATTTCACAAACATCTCTCAGCAACATGGTGACGACGCAAGTAAACTTAGCGCAATTGTCCATCACCAAGTCAAGCTCGGTGGAATTCGCCGATATTGGCACGACGTATTGGTATATGTCCAACATTGTCAATACTGGAAACACTACTGCCAGCAGCATTAGGTTCACTGATATTGTAGACGATGACTTGATCTTTGTACCGAACACGTTGTTCGTAAATGGAGTGTTATTCCCAGGTGACCCGAACACTGGTATCGACCTTGGCAGCTTGGCACCAGGTGCTGCGGTGCATGTCCTGTTCAGCGTCCGAGTCATCAACTTCCCGGTTGTGAATCCGATTCCGAACGTGAGCAACGCTACATTCAGCTACACGGGAGATCCGGCTAAACCACCTGTACAGGGAAGCACTACTTCTGGCACAGTCCTCGTTCAAATCAACCGTGCGAATATCGTTGCGGAAAAATCGGTAACACCTGCGTTTGCCAACATAGGCGATACGTTAACGTACACGATTCCGCTGACCAATACAGGAAATGTCAACGCATTGAACGTCATTGCCACGGATAACCTGCCAAGCGGCATCACATTCGTGGACGGTACGCTGCAGGTAGATGGTGTGCCGCAAGCCGGAACACCGGCGAATATTGCTGTGGGCGTCATTGCACCAGGGGCAACTTCAACCATCACCTTCCAAGTGACTGTAACAGCACTGCCATCTGCTAATGACGTTGTGAATACAGTCGGTGTGTCCTATACGTATCGGGTAAGTCCGATCGGCGCATCCTCGTTGCGAACCACAACATCTGGGCCGGTGACGGTACAGGTGAACAATGCAAATCTTGTAGTTGTAAAAGAAGCAGACTTAGCCTTTGCAGATATTAACAGTACCATCACGTATACGATTACGATTACGAATACAGGAAACACCCCTGCAAATCAGGTGATATTCACCGACTTGCTTCCGCCGGATACAGCACTGGTGAACGGCACCCTTACAGTTGATGGTGCACTTGTTTCTGGTAATCCAGGAGCGGGATTAGAGCTGGGAACCATTGCGCCAGGACAGAATGTAATCGTCCGATTCGGCATCACACCAACGGGGATTCCGCAACAAAATCCAGTATTGAATACGGCAAATGCACAGTATAGATATACGGTAGATCCGACTGCTCCGCAAGTGTCGGCTTTGGCAACGTCAGGACAAACGCAAACAAGAATTAACACAGCCATTTTAGGAGCTGTCCAAATTGTTGATAAAGCAACTGCGCAAGTAGGAGATACGCTAACGTATACTGTTACGGTAACAAACACGGGCAATACAGTAGCACAAACGGTTTTCTTGTCTTCATCGAGCAACCCGAGCACGTCTTTTATTCCAGGTAGTGTCACGGTAAACGGTGTAGCTAATACGAACGCTGATGCCCGAACGGGAATTGCCTTGCCTGATTTACAACCAGGTGAGAGCGCACAAGTTACGTATCAAGTGGTGATTACGTCAGCACCGGCGAATGCATTAGTGCGCAACAATTCGACGACAAATTATCAATATGTGGTTGATCCGCAAGCATTGCCAGTACCGGGTAACGCAGCGTCTAATATTGTCACAACATCTATTGATCAAGTGGTTCTAGGCATTACGAAAACAGCGGACGTTGTGCAGGCGCGAATTGGTGATACGATTACGTATCGAGTGATTGCAAACAATCCAAATACGTTTGTAATTATGAATCCTATATTCCGTGACGTTCTTGTTCCTGAGCTACAATTTGTTGAAAACTCTGTGAGAGTGAATACTGTACCTGTTCCAGGTGCTAATCCAATTAATGGTTTCCAAATTGCTGATATCCAGCCAAATACCTCTACTACAATCACATTTCAAGCGGTGGTCATCGTCGAACCGGCTCAAGATCAATATGTGAACGTAGTGAGTATTTCGTTCATGTACCGTCCAACACCGACTGACCCAATCATTTCGCAAACGAACACAAGTAATCCGAGCACAGTCACTTATCAAGCACCATTACCGACGTTATTGGGTGTCACTAAAACATCGGATGTGAGCGAAGCGTCTCTAGGGCAAACAATCGTTTATACAGTTCGTGTGGAAAATGCGGCAACTATTCCAGTTACAAGCGTGTTCTTCCGTGACTTACTCACACCAGAGCTTGCTTTCAATGAAGGAAGCGTGACACTTAACGGAGAAGCGTTTACGGACTTGAATCCGATCGCCGGCTTCACAATTGATACGTTAGCCGCCGGAGAAACCGCTATTATCACTTTTTCGGCAACTGTTACTGCAGAACCAGAGGATGAAAGCTTTGATAATACAGCGACTGTCACGTACACGTATCAGCCGTCCGGTGTAATCGCGCCAATTCCAGGAACGACGAGAAGCAATTCGAATAGCGTCAATTATGTGCAGTTCCCGTTACCAGTCGTAATAAAAACAGCAAACGTATCCAGTGCGACTGTGGGAACAAGGTTCACGTACACGGTCAGCATTCAAAACGTACTAGAATTCCCTATAACAGAGGTGTTCTTCCAAGATCCACTTCCACCAGAGCTAGACTTTGTAGAAGGAACAGTTCGTGTAGACGGTGCAGAGTTTGGAACTGCTAGTCCTGTAGCAGGATTTACAATTGGTACAATCGCTGCACAAGATACAGTAGCAGTAAGCTTTGATGTCACTGTTGTGAGTGGGTCGGAAGATGAGGATATTGCAAATACAGCAACACTGTCGTTTGTATATCAACCACCTGGTAGCGTTGCAGCTCGAGGCACAGCAGAAAGTAATACAAATATTATTCCATTCGAACAAGTGCCGCAACAGGTCACGTTACGGAAGCGGGCGGACAGAAGTAGTGCTAGAAGAGGGCAAACTATTGTGTATACCGTTGATATTATTAATCCAAACACAGTTCCATTGACGAAAGTGATTTTCCAGGATACACCGCCGCAAGGAACAGAGTTTATCATCAATTCTGTAACTGTCGATGAAGAGCCTTTGCCAAACGTCAACCCAATACAAGGAATATACCTTTCTGACATTGCACCTGGCGCAACCGTAACAGTCAGCTTTTCTGTAAGGGTTGTTGCTGTACCGCCGCGGTTTGTCTTCCTTAACACAGCTAATCTATCTTTCATACTCGGTTCATCATCAAATCGACAAACCGTACAAAGCAATACAAACATTATTTCGTATCCGCAACCGACACAATCGCCGCAACCGCTTTGCCGACCAGTATATCCGCGCTGTTAA